A DNA window from Thermoleophilia bacterium contains the following coding sequences:
- a CDS encoding RIP metalloprotease: MLGGNIVQFVLILMVLILVHEAGHLLVAKWCGMRVERFSIFFGRPVLKFTRGETEYGVGWLPLGGYVKITGMTRDEDLPADVVPRTYYAAATWKKVATIAAGPLVNLLVAVLCFTLYFWIGVPTFQASAEIDKVTGGSPAAALGIVPGDRILAVNGVTTDGAGGIEGARTELMESPGASVRVTFQHAGTERTRSVVLRAEEGADGVPVGRLGVQFRVTAGPRESAGAVGGVTTAGRYVWFLIEENAKGIGQLFTSSEARDQVGSVVAIGAVYNEVASGGLMEILRFVGLISLVLAIFNLLPIFPLDGGHILFALIERVKGSPISTRVYERSAMLGWAVILIVFVFALQNDIGKLADGGFTLK, translated from the coding sequence ATGCTCGGCGGGAACATCGTCCAGTTCGTGCTCATCCTCATGGTCCTGATCCTTGTGCACGAGGCCGGGCACCTCCTGGTGGCCAAATGGTGCGGGATGCGTGTGGAGCGTTTCTCGATCTTCTTCGGGCGCCCCGTGCTGAAGTTCACCCGGGGTGAGACGGAGTACGGAGTTGGGTGGCTTCCGCTCGGCGGATACGTGAAGATCACTGGAATGACCCGGGATGAGGATCTGCCCGCGGATGTGGTCCCGCGCACCTACTACGCGGCAGCGACCTGGAAAAAGGTGGCAACGATCGCCGCCGGTCCACTCGTCAACCTTCTCGTCGCAGTCCTCTGCTTCACGCTTTACTTTTGGATCGGAGTACCCACCTTCCAGGCGTCGGCCGAGATCGACAAGGTGACGGGCGGAAGTCCCGCCGCGGCCCTTGGAATCGTGCCGGGTGACCGGATCCTCGCGGTCAACGGGGTAACCACGGACGGCGCGGGGGGCATCGAGGGGGCCCGTACCGAACTCATGGAGAGCCCCGGTGCGTCGGTGCGGGTGACGTTTCAGCACGCCGGTACGGAACGGACGCGATCGGTGGTTCTTCGCGCGGAGGAGGGGGCGGACGGGGTGCCGGTCGGTCGCCTCGGCGTGCAGTTCCGAGTGACCGCCGGACCACGTGAGTCCGCGGGTGCGGTGGGGGGCGTCACGACAGCCGGGCGGTATGTGTGGTTCCTCATCGAGGAAAACGCCAAGGGTATCGGGCAGTTGTTCACGAGTTCCGAGGCACGGGACCAAGTGGGATCGGTCGTCGCGATCGGCGCCGTCTACAACGAGGTGGCGTCGGGTGGCCTGATGGAGATCCTGCGGTTCGTCGGGCTCATTAGCCTCGTGCTCGCGATCTTCAACCTGCTCCCCATTTTCCCGCTGGACGGCGGACACATCCTGTTCGCCCTCATCGAGCGGGTGAAGGGATCCCCGATCAGCACCCGGGTGTACGAGCGGTCCGCCATGCTCGGCTGGGCGGTCATCCTGATCGTGTTCGTGTTCGCCCTGCAGAACGACATTGGCAAGCTCGCCGACGGCGGCTTCACACTGAAGTAG
- a CDS encoding 1-deoxy-D-xylulose-5-phosphate reductoisomerase, producing the protein MKRVLILGSTGSIGVQALDVVDGADDCECVGLACGTRVAEMAGQAAARGIKFTAAAVGGGTVDHTPDFGELMDRSAPDIVLNALVGAAGLPPTLAALERGIDVALANKESLVAGGILVAAVRERTGALLLPVDSEHSALFQLLAGVDPTRVQSVILTASGGPFRGRCADELARVTVSDALAHPTWTMGAKISIDSATLMNKGLEVIEAHHLFGFSYDRVEVVVHPQSTVHAMIRLDDGSLLTHMGSPDMRVPIAHALRWPAPPPVRPPMPLEGLSLTFEQPDDVAFPCLGLARQAGITGGTAPTVLNAANEIAVAAFLDGRAGFMDIPAIVAHVLGAVPVTPADSLGAVMEADSAARAMATGVVVAA; encoded by the coding sequence GTGAAGCGGGTGCTCATTCTCGGGTCCACCGGGTCCATCGGCGTCCAGGCCCTCGATGTAGTGGACGGGGCGGACGATTGTGAGTGCGTCGGTCTCGCGTGCGGCACCCGGGTGGCCGAAATGGCGGGGCAAGCCGCGGCGCGTGGCATCAAGTTCACCGCGGCCGCCGTCGGCGGCGGAACCGTGGACCACACTCCCGATTTCGGCGAGCTCATGGACCGCTCCGCACCCGACATTGTGCTCAACGCCCTCGTGGGCGCAGCGGGCCTCCCGCCGACGCTCGCCGCGCTTGAGCGCGGTATCGATGTGGCTCTTGCCAACAAAGAGAGCCTCGTGGCGGGGGGAATTTTGGTTGCCGCCGTACGGGAACGTACCGGGGCGCTTCTGCTGCCAGTGGACAGTGAGCACTCGGCGCTCTTCCAGTTGCTCGCGGGGGTGGATCCCACGCGCGTTCAGTCGGTCATTCTTACGGCATCGGGCGGTCCGTTCCGGGGGCGGTGTGCGGATGAACTCGCCCGGGTCACGGTGTCGGACGCTCTGGCCCATCCCACCTGGACGATGGGGGCGAAAATCTCGATCGACTCGGCCACCCTCATGAACAAAGGTCTTGAGGTGATCGAGGCCCACCACTTGTTCGGTTTTTCGTATGACCGGGTGGAGGTGGTGGTGCACCCGCAATCGACGGTCCACGCGATGATCCGCCTCGATGACGGCAGTCTTCTCACGCACATGGGGTCCCCAGATATGCGGGTTCCCATCGCTCATGCGCTGCGCTGGCCAGCGCCGCCGCCGGTACGCCCCCCGATGCCCCTCGAGGGCCTTTCCCTGACGTTTGAGCAGCCGGATGACGTGGCATTTCCGTGCCTCGGTCTTGCCCGTCAGGCGGGCATCACCGGGGGCACGGCCCCAACGGTGCTGAACGCGGCCAACGAGATCGCCGTGGCGGCATTTCTGGACGGCCGCGCCGGGTTCATGGACATCCCCGCCATCGTCGCGCACGTCTTGGGTGCGGTGCCGGTAACCCCGGCCGACTCGCTCGGCGCCGTGATGGAAGCCGATTCGGCGGCGCGAGCAATGGCGACCGGCGTGGTCGTGGCTGCCTGA
- a CDS encoding M42 family peptidase produces MSGTRSVDLDLLTRLCETPGAPGREERIRDLVVRELTPYVDEISIDPLGSVVAVRRGGGGPRLVLAAHMDELGFLVSHVDDRGFIRVVALGGFDPKTLVAQRVIVHGREDLLGVMGTKPVHILSDDERARLPALEDFSIDVGLPVDRVRELVRPGDPVTRERTMARLGDLVTCKSLDNRAGLYVMIEAMRQLSAHHCEVLAVATTQEEVGLRGARIAAQRLRPDIGLAIDITLANDAPGALPHERITTVGGGAAIKAYDAGVIVPRVVVEHLTQIADDRGIPHQIEVMTRGATDTRELQLGGHGALAGGVSIPTRYVHQVVETCHPGDLVASTDLVVAFCETAEDLLGGADRPLGERPPTVIPSTT; encoded by the coding sequence GTGAGCGGAACCCGGTCGGTGGACTTGGACCTGCTCACCCGCCTGTGCGAGACGCCGGGCGCCCCGGGCCGTGAAGAGCGCATCCGCGACCTCGTCGTTCGCGAACTCACCCCGTATGTGGATGAGATCTCAATCGATCCCCTGGGAAGCGTTGTGGCGGTGCGACGGGGTGGGGGAGGCCCGAGGCTTGTGCTTGCGGCCCACATGGACGAACTGGGCTTCCTTGTGAGCCATGTGGATGACCGAGGGTTCATCCGGGTGGTCGCACTCGGGGGCTTCGACCCCAAGACCCTTGTGGCCCAGCGCGTGATCGTTCACGGCCGCGAGGACCTGCTCGGTGTCATGGGCACAAAACCCGTCCACATCCTGAGCGACGACGAACGGGCACGGCTCCCCGCGCTCGAGGATTTCTCCATCGATGTGGGCCTTCCGGTCGATCGCGTCCGGGAGCTCGTGCGCCCGGGGGACCCGGTCACCCGCGAACGCACGATGGCCCGGCTCGGTGACCTCGTCACCTGCAAGAGCCTCGACAACCGCGCGGGGCTCTACGTGATGATCGAGGCGATGCGCCAGTTGTCGGCCCACCACTGCGAAGTCCTGGCCGTGGCCACGACGCAGGAGGAAGTGGGGTTGCGCGGAGCGCGGATCGCGGCCCAGCGCCTGCGCCCGGACATCGGCCTCGCCATCGACATCACGCTCGCCAATGACGCACCGGGGGCCCTCCCTCACGAGCGAATCACCACGGTCGGCGGCGGAGCGGCCATCAAGGCGTACGACGCGGGGGTCATCGTCCCCCGTGTGGTTGTGGAGCACCTCACGCAGATCGCGGACGACCGCGGAATCCCCCATCAGATCGAGGTCATGACCCGGGGTGCAACCGATACGCGGGAGTTGCAACTCGGCGGACACGGTGCGCTCGCCGGCGGTGTGTCCATCCCCACGCGTTACGTCCACCAGGTGGTCGAGACGTGTCACCCGGGTGATCTGGTCGCATCAACGGACCTCGTGGTTGCGTTCTGCGAGACCGCCGAGGACCTCCTCGGCGGGGCCGACCGACCTCTGGGGGAGCGCCCGCCGACGGTGATACCTTCGACGACGTGA
- a CDS encoding CDP-archaeol synthase: MMSRLAVAIPGIAVIVLALWLGGAVFGVFVLAVALVALREFYAITGTPRGLQGAGYATAVLAVALSLWVTPAERGLLTALGAGLVMAAIAALTRRPGEAVTTRVGLILMGGMYIALPAGVLVLTRDLPDGVGGVILVLVGVWVFDTASYLCGMAVGRTPIAPRISPNKTWEGFIGGVVVGTAGVWVAGLSMDWIAWWQSVVIGVVVCLSAYLGDLFESMIKRDLGVKDSGTILRGHGGVLDRFDSLFFASLTGYVLIVWMVL, encoded by the coding sequence ATGATGAGTCGCCTTGCCGTGGCGATCCCCGGGATCGCCGTGATCGTTCTGGCCCTCTGGCTCGGGGGGGCGGTGTTCGGCGTGTTCGTCCTCGCGGTGGCGCTCGTCGCCCTTCGGGAGTTCTACGCGATCACGGGGACCCCCCGCGGGCTGCAGGGGGCCGGGTATGCGACGGCGGTCCTCGCGGTCGCCCTTTCCTTGTGGGTGACGCCGGCGGAGCGGGGGCTCCTGACGGCACTGGGCGCTGGTCTTGTGATGGCCGCGATCGCGGCACTCACGCGTCGTCCCGGTGAAGCGGTGACCACCCGTGTCGGGCTGATCCTGATGGGAGGGATGTACATCGCACTGCCGGCGGGTGTTCTCGTCCTTACCCGGGACCTCCCCGACGGCGTCGGAGGGGTCATTCTCGTGCTTGTGGGGGTGTGGGTATTCGACACGGCCTCGTACCTCTGCGGGATGGCGGTTGGACGAACCCCGATCGCTCCCCGGATCTCGCCCAACAAGACGTGGGAGGGGTTCATCGGTGGCGTTGTGGTCGGAACCGCGGGCGTGTGGGTGGCAGGTCTCTCCATGGACTGGATCGCGTGGTGGCAGTCAGTGGTCATCGGCGTCGTCGTCTGTCTCAGTGCGTACCTCGGTGACCTGTTCGAGTCGATGATCAAGCGCGACCTCGGGGTGAAGGACTCGGGCACGATCCTTCGCGGCCACGGGGGGGTGCTCGACCGTTTCGACTCGCTGTTCTTCGCGAGTCTGACCGGCTACGTCCTCATCGTGTGGATGGTGCTGTGA
- the uppS gene encoding di-trans,poly-cis-decaprenylcistransferase, which yields MALLSRIRAARAVLGVRRSPEPEAPRVGVPESVAIIMDGNGRWARERHLPIAAGHRAGAKALRRVVRAAGDLGVRDLTVFSFSTENWSRPRDEVDDLMVLFSDLIDREVPDLDAEGVSIRFIGRLDGLDAGLLAKIAGAEARTADNDRMRLFIAMNYGGRAEIVDAARRFVTEAGPDTPDAEFGRYLYAPDLRDPELIIRTSGEQRLSNFLLWQGAYAELVFSERMWPDFGPADLAAAIDEYTARSRRFGAR from the coding sequence ATGGCACTCCTGTCCCGTATCCGCGCCGCCCGCGCCGTGCTCGGCGTCCGCCGCAGCCCCGAGCCCGAGGCGCCCCGTGTGGGCGTCCCGGAGTCGGTGGCCATCATCATGGATGGCAACGGGCGATGGGCGCGTGAACGTCATCTTCCGATTGCGGCTGGTCATCGGGCGGGGGCGAAGGCCCTTCGTCGTGTAGTCCGGGCCGCGGGGGATTTGGGGGTCCGGGACCTCACGGTCTTCTCGTTTTCCACGGAGAACTGGTCACGGCCCCGGGACGAGGTTGATGACCTCATGGTTCTGTTCTCTGACCTCATCGATCGGGAGGTGCCCGATCTCGATGCCGAGGGCGTTTCGATCCGGTTCATCGGGCGGTTGGACGGCCTCGACGCCGGCCTCCTCGCCAAGATCGCAGGTGCTGAGGCCAGAACCGCCGACAACGACCGGATGCGTCTGTTCATCGCGATGAACTACGGCGGCCGCGCCGAGATCGTCGACGCGGCACGGCGGTTCGTTACCGAGGCGGGGCCGGACACCCCCGACGCGGAGTTCGGGCGGTACCTGTACGCCCCCGACCTGCGGGATCCGGAGCTGATCATTCGTACCAGCGGTGAGCAGCGCCTGTCGAATTTCCTGCTCTGGCAAGGGGCGTATGCGGAGCTCGTGTTCTCTGAGCGCATGTGGCCCGATTTCGGGCCGGCCGATCTGGCAGCGGCGATCGACGAGTACACGGCCCGGTCCCGGAGGTTCGGCGCGCGATGA
- a CDS encoding ribosome recycling factor, which produces MKERIEDAGRRMEGAVKNLQSEFSALRTGRASTALLDRITVVAYGASTPLAQLATIHAPEARLITVQPFDRTILGDVERALLESNLGLTPSNDGNIIRLPLPQLTEERRKELVKVAHRLAEDSRVAVRNVRRDVLNEMKRAEKDGEVSKNDLGRAQDEVQKLTDAEVRAVDEMLARKEAEIMEV; this is translated from the coding sequence ATGAAAGAGCGAATCGAGGACGCAGGCCGTCGCATGGAGGGGGCGGTCAAGAACCTTCAGAGTGAGTTCTCCGCGCTCCGTACGGGGAGGGCAAGCACGGCACTGCTCGACCGCATCACCGTGGTCGCGTACGGCGCCTCCACGCCCCTCGCCCAGTTGGCCACGATCCACGCCCCCGAGGCCCGCCTGATCACCGTGCAGCCGTTCGACAGGACGATTCTCGGCGACGTGGAACGTGCGCTTCTGGAATCGAACCTCGGTCTGACACCGAGCAACGACGGGAACATCATCCGGCTGCCGCTCCCGCAACTTACCGAGGAGCGCCGCAAGGAGCTGGTCAAGGTGGCCCACCGTCTCGCGGAGGACTCCCGTGTCGCCGTGCGCAATGTCCGCCGGGATGTGCTCAACGAAATGAAGCGGGCCGAGAAGGATGGGGAGGTCTCCAAGAACGATCTTGGCCGTGCCCAGGACGAGGTGCAGAAGCTCACCGACGCCGAGGTCCGGGCTGTAGACGAGATGCTCGCCCGCAAGGAGGCCGAGATCATGGAGGTATGA
- a CDS encoding UMP kinase, protein MPRKSVSARWRNCGPRPPRSSVRTSPSGGLRSSGLASSSESGGPGTDGVTTPPVWARVVLKISGEGLMGDTGYGIDPDRVSAVARVVKGATDRDVEVAIVVGAGNIFRGVMGAASGMDRATADYMGMIATMLNALAIQDALEKIGVTTRIQSAIAMQEVAEPYIRRRAIRHLEKKRVVIFAAGTGNPFFTTDTTAALRALEIGAACILMAKNGVDGVMTADPKEDPSATLIPRITHMEAIERGLKVMDTTALTLCMDNDLPLVVFNMENEANLTRILDGEHVGTIVGSPVDAGGGGAV, encoded by the coding sequence ATGCCACGGAAAAGCGTCAGCGCACGATGGAGGAACTGCGGGCCGAGGCCTCCTCGGAGCTCGGTGAGAACATCACCATCCGGCGGTTTACGGTCTTCCGGCTTGGCGAGTAGCAGCGAGTCGGGTGGCCCGGGAACGGACGGGGTGACCACCCCCCCCGTCTGGGCACGGGTGGTCCTCAAGATATCGGGAGAGGGCCTCATGGGCGACACCGGGTACGGCATCGACCCGGATCGGGTCTCCGCTGTCGCCCGTGTGGTGAAGGGCGCAACGGATCGTGACGTCGAGGTCGCCATCGTCGTCGGGGCCGGCAACATCTTCCGTGGGGTGATGGGTGCGGCGAGCGGCATGGATCGCGCCACTGCCGACTACATGGGCATGATCGCCACGATGCTGAACGCGCTGGCGATCCAGGACGCACTCGAGAAGATCGGGGTCACCACGCGGATCCAGTCGGCAATTGCCATGCAGGAGGTGGCCGAGCCCTACATCCGTCGCCGGGCGATTCGACACCTCGAGAAGAAGCGCGTGGTGATCTTCGCCGCCGGTACGGGCAACCCGTTCTTCACCACCGACACTACCGCGGCCCTCCGGGCTCTCGAGATCGGTGCCGCGTGCATCCTCATGGCCAAGAACGGCGTGGACGGTGTGATGACGGCCGACCCGAAGGAAGACCCCTCGGCCACCCTGATCCCCCGGATTACACACATGGAGGCGATCGAGCGGGGCCTCAAGGTGATGGACACAACTGCGCTCACGCTGTGCATGGACAACGACCTACCGCTCGTCGTGTTCAACATGGAAAACGAGGCGAATCTGACCCGTATTCTCGATGGCGAGCACGTAGGGACGATCGTGGGCAGTCCGGTGGACGCCGGAGGGGGAGGAGCAGTATGA
- the tsf gene encoding translation elongation factor Ts: MPAALVKELREKTGAGMMDCKQALLETGGDLEEAVTILRKHGRAAAQKRAGRDANEGTVTSYIHQGGRLGVLVEVNCETDFVARTDRFQQFAHDVALNVAAMHPIHVSSDDVPEAYKEREREIYAEQAMDKPEQTRAKIVEGRLAKHLSEICLLDQPFFRDATEKRQRTMEELRAEASSELGENITIRRFTVFRLGE, translated from the coding sequence ATTCCCGCCGCCCTCGTGAAGGAGCTTCGCGAGAAGACCGGCGCGGGGATGATGGACTGTAAGCAGGCACTCTTGGAGACCGGCGGAGACCTCGAGGAGGCCGTCACCATCTTGCGCAAGCATGGTCGTGCGGCGGCGCAGAAGCGCGCGGGTCGGGATGCCAACGAAGGGACCGTCACCAGTTACATCCATCAGGGCGGGCGTCTCGGTGTCCTCGTTGAGGTCAACTGTGAAACAGACTTCGTCGCCCGCACCGACCGGTTCCAGCAGTTCGCCCACGACGTGGCGCTCAACGTGGCAGCCATGCACCCGATTCATGTGTCGTCGGACGACGTCCCCGAGGCCTACAAGGAACGGGAGCGCGAGATCTACGCCGAGCAGGCCATGGACAAGCCCGAACAGACCCGCGCGAAAATCGTGGAGGGACGGCTCGCCAAGCACTTGAGTGAGATCTGTCTCCTCGACCAGCCGTTCTTCCGTGATGCCACGGAAAAGCGTCAGCGCACGATGGAGGAACTGCGGGCCGAGGCCTCCTCGGAGCTCGGTGAGAACATCACCATCCGGCGGTTTACGGTCTTCCGGCTTGGCGAGTAG